A portion of the Streptosporangiales bacterium genome contains these proteins:
- a CDS encoding ABC transporter permease subunit, which yields MAAVTSSTARSADVPAKVTQSDIDWRTRWFNAFCTLVLLVFAALWLIPLLWAGVTSLRPEAEIAANPSSWWTDNWTLEAYRSIFAMGDMQNWYLNSAVSSAIAAFLTVVVCSMAGFALSQTRFAGRRAFMALLVAGLLLPSEAIILPMFREFEALGLLNTYWALVLPIVACTPMVLVFSVFFSGLPKELSDSARADGAGWFRIYRQIYLPLSRPIISAVAIFSFVTSWNNFLWPLLVMTNTKMMTIPVGLVTVQSSFGIRYAQLMASAVLGALPLLIVFLVFQRRIVEGVATTGIDK from the coding sequence ATGGCAGCCGTGACGTCCAGCACCGCGCGCAGCGCCGACGTGCCCGCCAAGGTCACGCAGTCCGACATCGACTGGCGCACGCGCTGGTTCAACGCCTTCTGCACCCTCGTCCTGCTGGTGTTCGCCGCGCTCTGGCTCATCCCGCTGCTGTGGGCGGGCGTCACGTCGTTGCGACCCGAGGCCGAGATCGCCGCCAACCCGAGCTCGTGGTGGACCGACAACTGGACGCTCGAGGCGTACCGCTCGATCTTCGCCATGGGCGACATGCAGAACTGGTACCTCAACAGCGCGGTGTCGTCGGCGATCGCGGCGTTCCTCACGGTCGTCGTGTGCTCGATGGCGGGCTTCGCGCTGTCGCAGACGAGGTTCGCCGGCCGGCGCGCGTTCATGGCGCTGCTCGTCGCAGGCCTCCTGCTGCCCAGCGAGGCGATCATCCTGCCGATGTTCCGCGAGTTCGAGGCGCTGGGACTGCTCAACACCTACTGGGCGCTGGTGCTGCCGATCGTGGCCTGCACCCCGATGGTGCTGGTCTTCTCGGTGTTCTTCTCCGGTCTGCCGAAGGAGCTCTCCGACTCCGCTCGAGCCGACGGCGCGGGCTGGTTCCGCATCTACCGGCAGATCTACCTGCCGCTGTCCAGGCCGATCATCTCGGCCGTGGCGATCTTCAGCTTCGTCACCAGCTGGAACAACTTCCTCTGGCCGCTGCTCGTCATGACCAACACCAAGATGATGACGATCCCCGTCGGTCTCGTCACGGTGCAGTCGAGCTTCGGCATCCGCTACGCGCAGCTGATGGCGTCGGCGGTGCTCGGCGCGCTCCCACTGCTGATCGTCTTCCTGGTCTTCCAGCGCCGCATCGTCGAGGGCGTCGCCACCACGGGCATCGACAAGTGA
- a CDS encoding LacI family DNA-binding transcriptional regulator — protein MAVTLRDVARHAGVSVRTVSNVVNDFPYVATATRERVQRSLTELGYRPNLAARNLRRGRSGMIALVLPELDVPYFSELTRLIIETARRRHYTVVVDQTDGDPDEERRLVLASGRDHLFDGLIFSPLALSGDDLRRRDEAGPPVVLLGEHIDAAPFDHIAIDNVAAARAATTHLFEVGRRRVAALGDQPFLSGETAQYRTAGYREAHAAAGRTVDPSLVVAARHFHRADGATAMAHLLDLPEPPDAVFCYNDLLAFGAMRTLLSRGLRVPDDVAVVGFDGTEEGRYTTPTLTTVAPDKARIAELAVDTLLARLGGADIPVQKLTPPYRLEIRESTAGGGGNRPREGHPDGVRAR, from the coding sequence ATGGCGGTGACGCTCCGTGACGTGGCGCGGCACGCGGGAGTCTCCGTGCGCACGGTCTCCAACGTCGTCAACGACTTCCCCTACGTCGCCACGGCCACCAGGGAGCGGGTGCAGCGGTCGCTCACCGAGCTCGGGTACCGGCCCAACCTCGCGGCGCGCAACCTGCGGCGCGGCCGTTCGGGCATGATCGCGCTGGTCCTCCCCGAGCTCGACGTGCCGTACTTCTCCGAGCTGACCCGGCTGATCATCGAGACCGCGCGGCGCCGGCACTACACGGTGGTGGTCGACCAGACCGACGGTGACCCGGACGAGGAACGCCGGCTCGTCCTCGCCTCGGGTCGCGACCACCTGTTCGACGGGCTGATCTTCAGCCCGCTGGCACTGTCCGGCGACGACCTGCGCAGGCGCGACGAGGCGGGGCCTCCCGTGGTGCTGCTCGGCGAGCACATCGACGCGGCACCGTTCGACCACATCGCCATCGACAACGTCGCGGCCGCGCGGGCGGCGACGACCCATCTCTTCGAGGTGGGACGCCGACGCGTCGCCGCACTCGGCGACCAGCCGTTCCTCAGCGGCGAGACCGCGCAGTACCGCACGGCCGGCTACCGCGAGGCGCACGCCGCCGCCGGTCGTACCGTCGATCCGAGCCTGGTCGTCGCCGCGCGGCACTTCCACCGGGCCGACGGCGCGACGGCGATGGCGCACCTGCTCGACCTGCCGGAGCCGCCCGACGCCGTCTTCTGCTACAACGACCTGCTCGCGTTCGGCGCGATGCGCACCCTGCTCAGCCGCGGGCTCCGGGTGCCCGACGACGTCGCCGTCGTCGGCTTCGACGGCACCGAGGAGGGGCGCTACACGACGCCGACCCTCACCACCGTCGCGCCGGACAAGGCACGCATCGCCGAGCTGGCCGTCGACACGCTGCTCGCCAGGCTCGGCGGCGCCGACATACCGGTGCAGAAGCTCACTCCGCCGTACCGGCTCGAGATACGGGAGAGCACCGCAGGCGGGGGAGGAAACCGGCCCCGTGAGGGGCACCCCGACGGGGTCAGGGCACGGTGA
- a CDS encoding extracellular solute-binding protein translates to MSTDPRGRQSGRPGISRRSLLRGAGLLTLGGLGATACGSPLVTGLTGAGPATRSLTYWNPFGGGDGVRMIEMQDAYVKAHPEIDLTPVTLTWGAPYYTKLSLATLGDSPPDIAIAHLDRYPTFAEADLLEPLDTEVLARHGITEDKFTPAAWQQSHVGDTLYALPLDTHPWVLYYHKDVCKKAGLLDADGALKNLDGRDALADAMAAAKKVTGQYGGVSATIADPATCWREFSTLYWQLGGNDILADDGARIVLDDDKAVQALTYQAELTVEKKVMPDIDYPGAITAFSTGKAGFYFQGPWEVTTFLTSKTPFGMTTFPQVFDEYVVWADSHAFVLPKDSSRDPQRRDLILQYAKFLLENSLTWAQGGHVPAWLPIQESKEYRELDPQSSYTRAAYAARYDPPAWYSGAGSNFENAFGDPVAGLKAGRLEPEQAVRAIRRNLAEFANTPPPVG, encoded by the coding sequence ATGAGCACAGACCCCCGCGGCCGGCAGAGCGGCCGGCCGGGCATCAGTCGGCGCAGCCTGTTGCGAGGGGCAGGACTGCTGACGCTCGGCGGACTCGGCGCCACCGCGTGCGGCTCTCCGCTGGTGACCGGGCTCACCGGCGCCGGCCCGGCGACACGGTCGCTCACCTACTGGAACCCGTTCGGCGGCGGCGACGGCGTCCGGATGATCGAGATGCAGGACGCCTACGTCAAGGCGCACCCCGAGATCGACCTCACCCCGGTCACCCTCACCTGGGGCGCGCCCTACTACACCAAGCTCTCGCTGGCCACGCTCGGCGACAGCCCGCCGGACATCGCGATCGCCCACCTCGACCGCTACCCGACGTTCGCCGAGGCCGACCTGCTCGAGCCGCTCGACACCGAGGTGCTCGCGCGCCACGGCATCACCGAGGACAAGTTCACGCCCGCGGCGTGGCAACAGTCCCATGTCGGCGACACCCTCTACGCGCTCCCGCTCGACACCCACCCGTGGGTGCTCTACTACCACAAGGACGTCTGCAAGAAGGCCGGCCTGCTCGACGCCGACGGCGCCCTGAAGAACCTCGACGGACGCGACGCGCTCGCCGACGCGATGGCGGCGGCCAAGAAGGTGACGGGGCAGTACGGCGGTGTGTCCGCGACCATCGCCGACCCGGCCACCTGCTGGCGGGAGTTCTCCACCCTGTACTGGCAGCTCGGCGGCAACGACATCCTCGCCGACGACGGCGCCCGCATCGTCCTCGACGACGACAAGGCCGTCCAGGCGCTCACCTACCAGGCCGAGCTCACGGTCGAGAAGAAGGTCATGCCCGACATCGACTACCCGGGCGCGATCACCGCGTTCTCCACGGGCAAGGCGGGCTTCTACTTCCAGGGTCCGTGGGAGGTCACCACGTTCCTGACCTCGAAGACGCCGTTCGGCATGACCACCTTCCCCCAGGTCTTCGACGAGTACGTGGTGTGGGCAGACTCGCACGCGTTCGTGCTGCCCAAGGACTCCTCGCGCGACCCACAGCGTCGCGACCTGATCCTGCAGTACGCGAAGTTCCTGCTCGAGAACAGCCTCACCTGGGCGCAGGGCGGCCACGTGCCCGCGTGGCTGCCGATCCAGGAGAGCAAGGAGTACCGCGAGCTCGATCCGCAGTCCAGTTACACGAGGGCCGCGTACGCCGCCCGCTACGACCCGCCCGCCTGGTACTCAGGCGCGGGCTCGAACTTCGAGAACGCGTTCGGCGACCCCGTGGCGGGACTGAAGGCCGGCCGACTGGAACCGGAGCAGGCCGTGCGGGCCATTCGGCGCAACCTGGCCGAGTTCGCCAACACTCCCCCGCCCGTCGGCTAG
- a CDS encoding extracellular solute-binding protein — protein sequence MQDGLAARQGRIRWPAVVAHPRLPRRPETMTAMSRRRFLALSGAVAAAAVTGACGGGGGGGGASRSLTWWDHQNQLEQAKEAIFTKFAKAKGGVPVQYTYYNPQKMGQALQLAKQSDQLPDVHSNAGLLLQSAALVDGGWAQPLDLSVEAAERLKGSLVDGVHVFDGKTYAFPIFSHQVYVTVNWFNTKLVEKAGLDPDAPPETYDEFRAAARAVQDKAGDNTYGWVWNIGMPDRMTAQVDYLAQAAGFEGGGEGYHEGRLYRTGEFAFHADEYVDAIEFLVSLSKDKLVVPGANSWIDDVARARWTAGASAYYFDGPWCPGVALKDTPDFGKSLGVGPILRPNAGSPLALYHRQQLGDYWLSPGAKNVEAANALLSDYFTTPEYSVQVANTMSQPPRDIEVVEKSSAHPAYKKLIGWFRESVFAAPEPIIGNPDVQKVEIEGKRVTPTLGDITQGALTGDITDVRGALKKLSDASSKERERAVAAAKKKGAEVELDDYAFPNWKPGADYTKQMYAQR from the coding sequence ATGCAAGATGGTCTTGCCGCGCGGCAAGGTCGCATTCGCTGGCCCGCCGTGGTTGCTCACCCTCGGTTACCCAGGAGGCCGGAGACCATGACCGCGATGTCCAGGCGACGCTTCCTCGCCCTGTCCGGCGCCGTGGCTGCCGCCGCGGTGACAGGTGCCTGCGGCGGTGGCGGCGGTGGTGGCGGCGCCTCGCGGTCGCTCACCTGGTGGGACCACCAGAACCAGCTGGAGCAGGCCAAGGAGGCGATCTTCACGAAGTTCGCGAAGGCGAAGGGCGGAGTCCCGGTCCAGTACACGTACTACAACCCGCAGAAGATGGGGCAGGCGCTGCAGCTCGCCAAGCAGAGCGACCAGCTCCCCGACGTCCACTCCAACGCCGGCCTGCTGCTGCAGTCGGCGGCGCTGGTCGACGGTGGATGGGCGCAGCCGCTCGACCTGTCGGTCGAGGCGGCGGAGCGGCTGAAGGGCTCGCTGGTCGACGGCGTACACGTCTTCGACGGCAAGACGTACGCGTTCCCCATCTTCAGCCACCAGGTGTACGTCACGGTGAACTGGTTCAACACCAAGCTGGTCGAGAAGGCCGGTCTCGACCCCGATGCTCCGCCGGAGACCTACGACGAGTTCCGCGCGGCGGCTCGGGCCGTGCAGGACAAGGCGGGGGACAACACCTACGGGTGGGTGTGGAACATCGGGATGCCGGACCGGATGACCGCACAGGTCGACTACCTCGCCCAGGCCGCGGGCTTCGAGGGTGGTGGTGAGGGCTACCACGAAGGGAGGTTGTACCGCACGGGCGAATTCGCGTTCCACGCCGACGAGTATGTCGACGCGATCGAGTTCCTCGTCTCCCTGAGCAAGGACAAGCTCGTCGTGCCCGGCGCGAACTCCTGGATCGACGACGTCGCGCGCGCCCGCTGGACCGCAGGCGCGTCCGCGTACTACTTCGACGGCCCGTGGTGCCCTGGCGTCGCGTTGAAGGACACGCCGGACTTCGGCAAGTCCCTCGGCGTGGGCCCGATACTGCGACCAAACGCCGGCTCGCCGCTCGCGTTGTACCACCGGCAGCAGCTCGGCGACTACTGGCTCTCGCCCGGCGCCAAGAACGTCGAGGCGGCCAACGCCCTGCTGAGCGACTACTTCACGACGCCCGAGTACTCCGTGCAGGTCGCGAACACGATGTCGCAGCCGCCCCGTGACATCGAGGTGGTCGAGAAGTCGTCCGCGCATCCGGCGTACAAGAAGCTGATCGGCTGGTTCCGCGAGTCGGTGTTCGCGGCGCCTGAACCGATCATCGGCAACCCCGACGTGCAGAAGGTGGAGATCGAGGGCAAGCGCGTCACGCCGACGCTCGGTGATATCACCCAGGGGGCGCTGACCGGTGACATCACTGACGTCCGCGGGGCGTTGAAGAAGCTCTCCGACGCGAGCAGCAAGGAGCGCGAGCGCGCCGTCGCCGCGGCGAAGAAGAAGGGCGCCGAGGTCGAGCTCGACGACTACGCGTTCCCCAACTGGAAGCCGGGCGCGGACTACACCAAGCAGATGTACGCCCAGCGGTGA
- a CDS encoding TetR family transcriptional regulator — translation MRSGDPAGGERTRTFTEEARRKQIIECAITTLAEVGYAHASLAQIAKRANISKGVISYHFAGKDELLEQTIVHVYTKGAEFVIPHIMAADTVRGGLRAYIESNIEWLGDHRDEAIAVGEIALNLRTDDGGLRYGVHTDEPLLKPLEEMFTEGQEKGEFGDFDVRVMAIAVRRAIDSVPGVLAYRDDIDAATFGREYANLFDRATRKDP, via the coding sequence ATGCGGTCAGGAGATCCCGCCGGCGGTGAGCGGACGAGGACCTTCACCGAGGAGGCACGCCGCAAGCAGATCATCGAGTGCGCGATCACGACGCTGGCGGAGGTCGGGTACGCCCACGCCTCGCTGGCGCAGATCGCCAAGCGCGCGAACATCAGCAAGGGCGTCATCTCGTACCACTTCGCCGGCAAGGACGAGCTGCTCGAGCAGACGATCGTGCACGTCTACACCAAGGGCGCGGAGTTCGTCATACCGCACATCATGGCCGCCGACACCGTGCGCGGAGGGCTGCGCGCGTACATCGAGTCCAACATCGAATGGCTCGGCGACCACCGCGACGAGGCGATCGCGGTCGGCGAGATCGCCCTGAACCTGCGCACCGACGACGGCGGGCTGCGGTACGGCGTCCACACCGACGAGCCGCTGCTGAAGCCGCTCGAGGAGATGTTCACCGAGGGCCAGGAGAAGGGCGAGTTCGGCGACTTCGACGTGCGCGTCATGGCGATAGCCGTCAGGCGCGCGATCGACAGCGTTCCCGGCGTGCTCGCCTACCGTGACGACATCGACGCCGCGACGTTCGGCCGCGAGTACGCGAACCTCTTCGACCGCGCCACCCGCAAGGATCCCTGA
- a CDS encoding sulfatase-like hydrolase/transferase yields the protein MTDQHRAGFTAADGFALDTMPFLDGLMASGMRFRRAYTSSPACVPARCSLLTGRFPTAHRVRQNSAARHVLRGDDLVDVLRDAGYSLQYAGKTHFYREAGDFDAFAAPYWHERGPDGAAHGEERRFEEWLAGLDHGVAHEPTPFPLECQLPYRIVSGAIDSLSHTPDDRPYFGWLSFPEPHNPYQVPEPYFGMFAETDVPDRLAGPEGAERKGGDCRWLRRLVEEKRPGYDDGWRRYRANYCGMLRLIDDQLRRFFAALMESGRAENTVVLFVSDHGDYVGDYGLQRKGAGMPECLMRIPFAVTGPGMVADVNDRDFVSLVDVLPTVCDAVGAEIPLGVQGRSLWPVLRGEPYPAEEFASIYAERGFGGLPYGVDERPPLHFDYAGPTFDELNTVTQSGTTVMLRRDRWKLLMDESGRGELYDLDADPAELTNRYDDASLTEVRAALTAELLRWSIRTRDDLPRAAYTPRRAPHNWTGSAP from the coding sequence ATGACCGACCAGCACCGTGCCGGCTTCACCGCGGCCGACGGCTTCGCCCTCGACACCATGCCGTTCCTCGACGGGCTGATGGCGTCCGGCATGCGGTTCCGCCGTGCGTACACCTCGTCGCCCGCATGCGTGCCGGCCCGCTGCAGCCTGCTCACCGGACGCTTCCCGACCGCGCACCGCGTACGGCAGAACAGTGCGGCGCGACACGTGCTGCGCGGCGACGACCTCGTCGACGTGCTGCGCGACGCGGGCTACTCGCTGCAGTACGCGGGCAAGACGCACTTCTACCGGGAGGCCGGTGACTTCGACGCGTTCGCGGCGCCGTACTGGCACGAACGCGGGCCCGACGGCGCGGCGCACGGCGAGGAGCGGCGGTTCGAGGAGTGGCTCGCCGGTCTCGACCACGGCGTCGCGCACGAACCGACGCCGTTCCCGCTGGAGTGCCAGCTGCCGTACCGCATCGTGTCCGGCGCGATCGACTCGCTGTCGCACACGCCGGACGACCGGCCGTACTTCGGCTGGCTGTCGTTCCCCGAGCCGCACAACCCGTACCAGGTGCCGGAGCCGTACTTCGGCATGTTCGCCGAGACCGACGTGCCCGACCGGCTCGCCGGTCCGGAGGGCGCGGAGCGCAAGGGTGGCGACTGCCGCTGGCTGCGCAGGCTGGTCGAGGAGAAGCGGCCCGGCTACGACGACGGGTGGCGACGCTACCGGGCGAACTACTGCGGCATGCTCCGGCTGATCGACGACCAGCTGCGCCGGTTCTTCGCCGCGCTGATGGAGAGCGGGCGGGCCGAGAACACGGTGGTGCTCTTCGTCAGCGACCACGGCGACTACGTCGGCGACTACGGCCTGCAGCGCAAGGGCGCGGGCATGCCCGAGTGCCTGATGCGCATCCCGTTCGCGGTGACGGGACCCGGCATGGTCGCGGACGTGAACGACCGCGACTTCGTCTCGCTCGTCGACGTCCTGCCGACGGTCTGCGACGCCGTCGGCGCCGAGATCCCGTTGGGCGTACAGGGGCGCAGCCTCTGGCCGGTGCTGCGCGGCGAGCCGTACCCGGCGGAGGAGTTCGCGAGCATCTACGCCGAGCGCGGCTTCGGCGGCCTCCCGTACGGCGTCGACGAACGTCCGCCGCTGCACTTCGACTACGCCGGCCCGACGTTCGACGAGCTCAACACCGTGACGCAGTCAGGCACGACGGTGATGCTGCGCCGTGACCGGTGGAAGCTGCTGATGGACGAGAGCGGACGCGGCGAGCTCTACGACCTCGACGCCGACCCCGCCGAGCTGACGAACCGTTACGACGACGCGTCGCTCACCGAGGTGCGTGCCGCACTCACCGCCGAGCTGCTGCGTTGGTCGATCCGCACCCGCGACGACCTCCCGCGGGCGGCGTACACGCCCAGACGTGCGCCCCACAACTGGACCGGCTCGGCCCCGTGA
- a CDS encoding LacI family DNA-binding transcriptional regulator, with translation MDGGSPRVVTQREVADRAGVSVRTVSNVVNEFAYVADETRARVQQALDDLGYRPNLVARSLSQGRSGLLALVLPFDVPYFTELAAHVVDQAEARGYTVLLDRTEGVAERERELVLRRDRTALFDGLLFSPLGLTEDDLRRRVGNCPVVLLGERPAEMFDRVAIDDEAAARRATEHLLDLGRRRIAVIGEVVHRRRDTAAHRSAGYRKALRAAGIADDPGLTMVVERFQREDGLRAMERLLDLDEPPDAVFCFNDLLALGAMRAVLARGLRVPDDVAIAGFDDIEDGRYSTPTLTTVSPDKAEIAVRAVEQLARRMSGDTSPPDTVSAPWRLAVRESTAGRGHA, from the coding sequence ATGGACGGAGGGTCGCCCAGGGTGGTGACACAGCGCGAGGTGGCCGACCGTGCCGGCGTGTCCGTCCGCACGGTGTCGAACGTCGTCAACGAGTTCGCCTACGTCGCCGACGAGACCCGGGCCCGGGTGCAGCAGGCACTCGACGACCTCGGCTACCGGCCCAACCTGGTGGCCCGCAGCCTGTCGCAGGGCCGGTCGGGGCTCCTCGCGCTCGTGCTGCCGTTCGACGTCCCGTACTTCACCGAGCTCGCCGCCCACGTCGTCGACCAGGCCGAGGCACGCGGGTACACCGTCCTGCTCGACCGCACCGAGGGCGTCGCCGAGCGCGAGCGCGAGCTGGTGCTCAGGCGCGACCGGACGGCGCTGTTCGACGGGCTGCTGTTCAGCCCGCTCGGGCTGACCGAGGACGACCTGCGGCGCCGGGTCGGCAACTGCCCCGTCGTACTGCTCGGCGAACGCCCGGCCGAGATGTTCGACCGCGTCGCCATCGACGACGAGGCGGCCGCGCGCCGCGCGACGGAGCACCTGCTCGACCTCGGCCGCCGCAGGATCGCTGTCATCGGCGAGGTGGTGCACCGCCGCCGCGACACCGCCGCCCATCGGTCCGCGGGATACCGGAAGGCACTCCGCGCGGCGGGCATCGCCGACGACCCCGGTCTCACCATGGTCGTGGAACGGTTCCAGCGCGAGGACGGCCTGCGCGCGATGGAGCGACTGCTCGACCTCGACGAGCCGCCCGACGCGGTCTTCTGCTTCAACGACCTGCTGGCGCTCGGCGCGATGCGCGCGGTGCTCGCGCGCGGTCTACGCGTACCCGACGACGTCGCGATCGCCGGCTTCGACGACATCGAGGACGGCCGGTACTCCACGCCGACGCTGACGACGGTGTCCCCGGACAAGGCGGAGATCGCGGTCCGCGCGGTCGAGCAGCTCGCCCGCCGGATGTCGGGCGACACGAGCCCGCCGGACACCGTCAGCGCACCGTGGCGGCTGGCCGTACGCGAGAGCACCGCGGGCAGGGGGCACGCGT
- a CDS encoding cytochrome P450 has protein sequence MTALGDGVTLADLEGDPHPVLARLRRAEPVAWLPVLDGWLVTRHDLAVRTMRDGRTFTVDDPRFSTARLVGPSMLSLDGREHARHRAPFRRPFRPAEVRAGYADVVSAEVDRLVSRLAPDGSAELRRGLAGPLAVTVVAAMLGIADADGDAVLAWYDDIVTSVSGLSAGRDLTEAGHRSFASLRTGIEATVDDDRDTLLRSAADDLALPEVVANAAVLMFGGIETTEGMIANALVHLLTHPEQRALVDAEPALLTTAIEESLRLEPAAATVDRYATADVELGGASVRRGDLVTVSITGANRDPAVFADPDRFDVRRANVHQHLAFAHGAHFCLGADLARLEAEVALRAALTRLPGLRLDDQAPRPHGLVFRKPDAVRVRWDT, from the coding sequence ATGACCGCACTCGGCGACGGCGTCACACTCGCCGATCTCGAGGGCGATCCGCATCCGGTGCTCGCACGGCTGCGGCGTGCCGAGCCTGTGGCGTGGCTGCCGGTGCTCGACGGATGGCTGGTCACCCGGCACGACCTCGCGGTACGCACGATGCGCGACGGGCGCACGTTCACCGTCGACGACCCGAGATTCTCGACCGCCAGGCTCGTCGGGCCCAGCATGCTGTCGCTCGACGGCAGGGAGCACGCGCGGCACCGCGCGCCGTTCCGGCGCCCGTTCCGTCCGGCCGAGGTGCGCGCCGGTTACGCCGACGTCGTCTCCGCCGAGGTCGACCGGCTCGTCTCGCGACTCGCTCCCGACGGCAGCGCCGAGCTGCGCCGCGGACTCGCCGGGCCGCTCGCGGTCACCGTCGTCGCGGCGATGCTCGGCATCGCCGACGCGGACGGCGACGCCGTGCTCGCGTGGTACGACGACATCGTCACGTCGGTCTCGGGGCTGAGCGCGGGTCGCGACCTCACGGAGGCGGGGCACCGTTCGTTCGCGAGCCTCCGCACGGGCATCGAGGCCACGGTCGACGACGACAGGGACACGCTGCTGCGCAGCGCGGCCGACGACCTCGCGCTGCCCGAGGTCGTCGCGAACGCCGCGGTGCTGATGTTCGGCGGCATCGAGACGACCGAGGGCATGATCGCCAACGCGCTCGTGCACCTGCTCACCCACCCCGAGCAGCGCGCCCTCGTCGACGCCGAACCCGCACTGCTGACGACCGCGATCGAGGAGTCGCTCCGGCTGGAACCCGCGGCGGCCACGGTCGACAGGTACGCGACGGCCGACGTCGAGCTCGGCGGCGCGTCCGTACGCCGCGGCGACCTCGTGACGGTCTCGATCACCGGCGCGAACCGCGACCCCGCCGTGTTCGCCGACCCGGACCGCTTCGACGTCCGCCGCGCGAACGTGCACCAGCACCTCGCGTTCGCGCACGGCGCGCACTTCTGCCTCGGCGCCGACCTCGCCCGACTGGAGGCCGAGGTCGCGCTCCGCGCCGCGCTCACCCGGCTCCCCGGACTGCGGCTGGACGACCAGGCGCCGCGACCGCACGGCCTGGTCTTCCGCAAGCCGGACGCCGTCCGCGTCCGCTGGGACACCTGA
- a CDS encoding ABC transporter permease subunit, with protein sequence MATQIVVAPVHDVSTVPSRGERRDSGPAWGLLAPFTVLYVAFLIVPTVYGLVMSFFDTSLVRPGLSGFAGLGNYGAVLTSADFWASMWHTVLFTLLTTPPLVVIALVLAILTDRLRRGRWFFRLVFFAPFVVPVSVAGLVFAWLYAPEIGLYGTWLTALGLPTPGWLSDPAWSVPGVALLTVWWTLGFNFVLYLAGLQDIPRDVYEAASIDGAGPWARMWRITVPMLRRTTVLILVLQIVASLKVFGQIYSLFNGASGPDNAARPVLQFILDTGFTDYRAGYGAAASMVYLALVVLVAIVWFLVSRRLTRRA encoded by the coding sequence ATGGCGACCCAGATCGTCGTTGCACCGGTGCACGACGTCAGCACCGTTCCGTCCCGCGGCGAGCGCCGCGACTCTGGACCCGCATGGGGACTCCTGGCGCCGTTCACGGTGCTCTACGTCGCGTTCCTCATCGTGCCCACCGTCTACGGCCTCGTGATGAGCTTCTTCGACACGAGCCTGGTGCGTCCCGGGCTCTCCGGCTTCGCCGGGCTCGGGAACTACGGCGCCGTGCTCACCAGCGCCGACTTCTGGGCGTCGATGTGGCACACCGTGCTGTTCACCCTCCTCACCACGCCTCCGCTGGTCGTCATCGCCCTCGTTCTGGCGATCCTCACCGACCGGCTGCGCCGCGGACGCTGGTTCTTCCGGCTCGTGTTCTTCGCGCCGTTCGTCGTCCCGGTGTCGGTGGCCGGCCTCGTGTTCGCCTGGCTGTACGCCCCCGAGATCGGCCTGTACGGCACGTGGCTGACGGCGCTCGGCCTCCCCACCCCCGGCTGGCTGTCCGACCCGGCGTGGTCCGTCCCCGGCGTCGCCCTACTCACCGTGTGGTGGACGCTCGGCTTCAACTTCGTGCTCTACCTCGCCGGCCTGCAGGACATCCCCCGCGACGTCTACGAGGCCGCGTCCATCGACGGCGCGGGACCGTGGGCCAGGATGTGGCGGATCACGGTGCCGATGCTGCGCCGCACGACCGTGCTGATCCTGGTGCTGCAGATCGTGGCGTCGTTGAAGGTCTTCGGGCAGATCTACTCGCTGTTCAACGGTGCGTCCGGTCCGGACAACGCCGCCCGTCCCGTGCTGCAGTTCATCCTGGACACCGGGTTCACCGACTATCGCGCCGGTTACGGCGCCGCGGCGTCGATGGTCTACCTCGCGCTGGTCGTGCTCGTCGCGATCGTCTGGTTCCTCGTGTCCCGCCGCCTGACCAGGAGGGCGTGA